The Achromobacter spanius genome includes the window CTTGGCCCGCAGGGTGGCCAATTCCGTGGTCACTTGCTGCATCACATCGGGGCCTATCTCACCCGCGAATTTTTCCACCACGGGCTTGACCGCTGCGCGCAGTTGGCTGACCTGTTCCGGGGTCAAGCCATTAACCTGCATCCGCTTCTTCAAGTCGTCGATGGCCACGGCTTCCTTGGCCTGCGAGATCTTACGTTCCTGCGCCTTGGCCTCGGCGGCGGCGTCCAGGATGATCTGGCGTTCCGCCTGCGACATGCCGTCCCACGTCTTCTTGCTCATCAGGAAGGGCATGCCGGTATAGATATGGCGCGTCAGCGACAGGTACTTTTGCACCTCGGCGAACTTGGCGGATTGAATGACGCCGACGGGGTTGTCCTGCCCATCGATCGCCTTGGATTCCAGCGCGCCATAGACCTCGCCAAAGGTCATGGGAACCGGATTGGCGCCCAGGGTCTTGAACATGTCGATATACACCGGCGCCGCGATCACCCGGATCTTCAGGCCTTGAAAGTCTTGCACCGTGGCGATCGGGCGCTTGCTGTTGGTCATGTTGCGAAAGCCAAGATCCCAGATGCCCAGCCCGATCAAGCCGTGGTCCGCCAGCCCGCCCAACAGGCGCTGGGCCACGGGGCCATCCGACACCGCATAGGCTTCGCTGGCATCGTTGAACAGGAACGGCAGGTCGAACACCATGAAGCGCTTGTCGATGCCAGCCAGCAGGCCCGTCGCCATCGAGGTGAAGTCCAGCGTGCCGCCCCGCACGGCCGACAGGTTCTGCGGGTCTCCGCCCAGCACGGCGTTCGCGTAGATCGACACCTTCATCTTGCCGCCGCTTTTCTCGGCGACCAGATCCGCGAATTTCTGCGCGCCCTGGCCTAGCGGATGGTCCTGCGCCAGGCTGAATGCGAATTTCAAGGTGCGCGCCTTGATCTCCTGCGCGGCCACGGTGGCGCTCATCGACAGGCACGCCAGCAGCGACGCGGCGGCGGTTACGGCAAAGCGGAACAACGGTTTCCTGGTCTCCATCACAAACCCCTTTATTTGTTGATGTGGGTAACGGGTATTCAGTTGCGGGACATTCGGCTGCGGGGTATTCGGCTGCGAGCATAGGGCATAATTTTGAATGCCGTTCAAAAATTGGCCGAATTCAAATTTTGAATTTGTGGCGCGGCGAACCTCTGGGAGCAAGCGATGAGCGGGGCAATCGAAAAGACACTGGCGTTGCTTGAATACCTGGCGGATCACCCCGACGGCGTGGCCTTGGCCACTGTTGCCGACGACCTGAATCAGTTGCGCAGCGGCTGCCATCGCACCCTGCATGAATTGATCAAGTACGGCTATGTGCGGCAGACGCCGGTGCGGGGGGAATATGCCCTGACGACCAAGCTGGCCTCGATGGGGCTTAGCTTTCTGGGCCGCTCGGGCGTGGTCGATATCGCGCAGCCGGTCATTGACCGCTTGGCCTTGGCCACCGGAGAACTGGTGCGGCTGGCGATCGTGGACGGCAAGCGGCTCACCTTGGTGGCCAAGGCCCAGGGCGCGAAATCCGGGCTGCTCTACGATCCCGACATGGGCATCGACCTGCGCCTGTCTTGCAGCGCCGCAGGCCATGCGTGGCTGATGACGCTGCCGGAAGACCAGGCCATTGCGTATGTCACCGAGCAAGGGCTGGGCAAGCCGCGCGACTTCGGGCCGAATGCGCCGACGTCGATACGTGCCTTGCTGGCCAGCCTGGACGGGCATCGTCGGCGCGGGTACAGCATGCTTCAAGACGTTTATGCGGCAGGGATGAGCGCGATGGCCGCGCCCGTGCGCCGCCCGGGGCATGCCAGCACCGGCATCCTGATTGTGGCCGGCCCGTCGCAGCGGCTGACGCTGAAGGCGATGGAGAAATTCGGGCCTGCCTTGTTGCGCGCCGCCAGCGAGCTGGCGCAGGCCGGAGAGGCGTCGCCGTTGCTTCGCTCGGCCCGCGTGGGCACGTGGGGCAATGGCCCGGTGGGTGACAACGGCAGCGATGACAAGGACGCCGGCCGCGCGCGGTGACTCGTTTCCCCAAGACTGCTTTACCGGTGACTCACTTCCCCGCGTCGTCGCCGGCGTTGCGGCCCTGCATGGGAAAGCGCTTGCGAAACATCGGTGAAGCCAGGCTGGCCAACGCCAGTTCCTCGGTGGCGGCCAACAGGTCGGGGCCCAGTTCCACCATGCGCGCTTCGGTCAGGCGCATGGCGGGGCCGGCAATACTCAGCACGCCGATGGCGTCTTCGCCCTTGCGCTGCACGGGCGCCGCCATGGCGGTCATGCCGGGCGCGAACACTTCATTGATCATCGCGTAGCCGCGCTTGCGCGCCGCGTGCAACATCTTGGTCAGGGCGGCAATCGTGGTGGGCGCATTCGGGCCGTATTCCTCCGGCGACCCGAAACCTTGCCGCGACACCAGATCCAGCGCCCGTTCATCCGACATCGTCAGCATCCAGGCATGCCCCGACGCGCTGCACGACAGCCTGGCGTCCGATCCCATTTCCGGGTCATAGCGCAAGCCATGGCGCGCGCCTTGCGCTTTGGCAACCCAGGTCAGCCGTTCGTTATCAACGATAGCCAGGCGCACCAGTTCGCCTGAGATATCCGCCAAGCGGTCAACCAGCGGCTGGGCGATATCAACAATGCCCGTCGCGGCCAGATAGCTCAGGCCGATCGAGGCCACACGCGCGGTCAGCGCGTAGTCGCCATGATCGCGAATCTGCCGGACGTAGCCGCAGCGGCAAAGGTCGGTCAGCAGGCGATGGGCCGCGCTTTGGGGGATCTCAAGTTGCTGCGCCAGCGAGGCTAGCGGCACGCCTTCGGGTCTGGAGGATAGGTACTCCATGACGGCAAGCGCGCGTTCGAGGACTCCGGCCATGTCATCTCAACAAGTAATGGGGTGATGGATGATAACCCTAGGTGGAAAACTATTCCACTCGGAATTACATTCCACTACCGAGTCCTGCAAGACATCGAGAACATTCCAATAAAACCAGGAAGGAGACAACGATGAAGAACCCCCTATTCCGTTTGGGCCTGATGGCTGTCCTGTGCACGGCCACCATGACGGCTACCGCGCAAGACATCCAGGAACGAACGATCCGCTTCGGCCACCTGAACAATACCGACCACCCCGTCAGCGCCGGCGTGCAGAAGTTTGCAGAACTGCTTGCCGCCAAAAGCGGCGGCAAGATGAAGGTCAAGGAATTCCCGGCCTCGCAGCTTGGCAATGAAATGCAGCAGCAGTCCGGCCTGCAAGGCGGCGTGCAGGAAATGGCGGCCCCCGCGTCGACGTCGCTGGCGGGCATCGTCAAGGAATTCGGCTTGGTTGACCTGCCCTTCTCGGTCACCGACTTCGGCCAGGCCGACGCGCTGCTGGACGGCCCCTTGGGCAGTGCCCTGATCGCCAAACTGCCCGAGAAAGGCCTGGTTGCGCTGGGCTTCTGGGACTTGGGCTTTCGCAACGTCACCAACTCCAAGCACGCCATTACCAAGCCGGAAGACTTGGCGGGGCTGAAGATCCGCGTCATTCCCAACCCGGTGTTCCTGGACACGTTCAAAGCCTTCAACGCCAACCCGGTGCCCATGCCGTTTGCCGAACTGTACGGCGCGCTGGAAGCCCGGGCGGTGGACGGCCAGGAAAATCCGTACTCGGTGATCCTGTCGAACAAGTTCTACGAAGTGCAGAAGTTCGTCAGCGCGACCAACCACGTCTACGCCGCGAATATCGTGCTGGTCAGCAAGAAGTTCTGGGACAAGCTGTCGCCCACCGAGCAGCGCCTCATGCAAGAGGCCGCCAACGAGGCGCGCAGCTATCAGCGCAAGGTCAGCCGCGAAGCCGCGCAAAAGGCCGTGGCGGAATTGCAGGCCAAGGGCATCCAATACAACACGATCGAGCCAGCGCAAAAGGTCCGCATGCAGCAGGTCGTGAAACCGGTTGTGGCGCACTTCACCGGCAGCTATGACCCCGCCATCGTCAAGCTCTACAACGACGAACTCGCCCGCATCCGCAAGTAAACGCACCGGCTTATCCATCATGAAGATTCTTGTTCTGCACGGCCGGAACCTCAACCTGTTCGGGCGCCGCGAGCCGCACATCTATGGCACCACCACCCTGGCGGAAATCAACCAGCGCCTGAGCGTGCTGGCCGGTGAACTGGGCGTTGAACTGGCCACGCTGCAATCCAACCACGAGGGCGCGCTGATTGACTTCCTGCACGAGAACATCGACGCGGCGCAAGGCGCGTTGGTGAACCCGGCCGGCCTGACCCAACACGGCGTACCGCTGCACGACGCCATCAAGGCCATGCCCTTTCCCACGCTGGAAGTGCATATGTCGAACATCGCGGCGCGCGAGGTGTGGCGGGCGCATTCGATCATCTCGCCCGCCGTGCGCGGCACGGTGCAAGGGTTGGGGCCGCATTCCTACCTGACGGCGCTGCGCGGCCTGGTCGATATCGTTCGGGACGCCAAG containing:
- a CDS encoding TRAP transporter substrate-binding protein, which encodes METRKPLFRFAVTAAASLLACLSMSATVAAQEIKARTLKFAFSLAQDHPLGQGAQKFADLVAEKSGGKMKVSIYANAVLGGDPQNLSAVRGGTLDFTSMATGLLAGIDKRFMVFDLPFLFNDASEAYAVSDGPVAQRLLGGLADHGLIGLGIWDLGFRNMTNSKRPIATVQDFQGLKIRVIAAPVYIDMFKTLGANPVPMTFGEVYGALESKAIDGQDNPVGVIQSAKFAEVQKYLSLTRHIYTGMPFLMSKKTWDGMSQAERQIILDAAAEAKAQERKISQAKEAVAIDDLKKRMQVNGLTPEQVSQLRAAVKPVVEKFAGEIGPDVMQQVTTELATLRAKR
- a CDS encoding TRAP transporter substrate-binding protein, translated to MKNPLFRLGLMAVLCTATMTATAQDIQERTIRFGHLNNTDHPVSAGVQKFAELLAAKSGGKMKVKEFPASQLGNEMQQQSGLQGGVQEMAAPASTSLAGIVKEFGLVDLPFSVTDFGQADALLDGPLGSALIAKLPEKGLVALGFWDLGFRNVTNSKHAITKPEDLAGLKIRVIPNPVFLDTFKAFNANPVPMPFAELYGALEARAVDGQENPYSVILSNKFYEVQKFVSATNHVYAANIVLVSKKFWDKLSPTEQRLMQEAANEARSYQRKVSREAAQKAVAELQAKGIQYNTIEPAQKVRMQQVVKPVVAHFTGSYDPAIVKLYNDELARIRK
- a CDS encoding IclR family transcriptional regulator, which produces MSGAIEKTLALLEYLADHPDGVALATVADDLNQLRSGCHRTLHELIKYGYVRQTPVRGEYALTTKLASMGLSFLGRSGVVDIAQPVIDRLALATGELVRLAIVDGKRLTLVAKAQGAKSGLLYDPDMGIDLRLSCSAAGHAWLMTLPEDQAIAYVTEQGLGKPRDFGPNAPTSIRALLASLDGHRRRGYSMLQDVYAAGMSAMAAPVRRPGHASTGILIVAGPSQRLTLKAMEKFGPALLRAASELAQAGEASPLLRSARVGTWGNGPVGDNGSDDKDAGRAR
- a CDS encoding type II 3-dehydroquinate dehydratase; this translates as MKILVLHGRNLNLFGRREPHIYGTTTLAEINQRLSVLAGELGVELATLQSNHEGALIDFLHENIDAAQGALVNPAGLTQHGVPLHDAIKAMPFPTLEVHMSNIAAREVWRAHSIISPAVRGTVQGLGPHSYLTALRGLVDIVRDAKA
- a CDS encoding IclR family transcriptional regulator; this translates as MAGVLERALAVMEYLSSRPEGVPLASLAQQLEIPQSAAHRLLTDLCRCGYVRQIRDHGDYALTARVASIGLSYLAATGIVDIAQPLVDRLADISGELVRLAIVDNERLTWVAKAQGARHGLRYDPEMGSDARLSCSASGHAWMLTMSDERALDLVSRQGFGSPEEYGPNAPTTIAALTKMLHAARKRGYAMINEVFAPGMTAMAAPVQRKGEDAIGVLSIAGPAMRLTEARMVELGPDLLAATEELALASLASPMFRKRFPMQGRNAGDDAGK